The following coding sequences lie in one Primulina huaijiensis isolate GDHJ02 chromosome 2, ASM1229523v2, whole genome shotgun sequence genomic window:
- the LOC140966239 gene encoding cyclin-B2-4-like isoform X2 has product MFKREIRMGGSNENFPGTIRPSNIQGGVGQNRRALSAINKNIIRDPAYPCAIHKRGVLTEKNVAENKNPVIPVHRPVTRMFAAQLAGKDHYPSDEEIKPSIQPGVSVNQSKDFTIIDAEDQTPIDDDVVPMFVQHTEAMLEEIDEMDAEVEMKDVNEEETIVDIDNCDKKNPLSVTEYIDDIYAYYKKTESLSCVPSNYMENQSDINERMRGILIDWLIEVHYKFELMEETLYLTVNLIDRFLASQSVVRKKLQLVGVTAMLLACKYEEVSVPVVDDLILISDRAYCRKEVLDMEKLMVNTLQFNLSVPTPYVFMRRFLKAAQSDKTLELLSFFTIELCLVESEMLKFSPSLLAAAAIYTAQCALNGFSQWSKTLEKYTSYMEHHLL; this is encoded by the exons AGGAGTTGGGCAAAATAGGAGGGCGTTGAGTGCAATCAATAAGAATATCATAAGAGATCCTGCTTACCCCTGTGCTATACACAAAAGAGGTGTTTTGACAGA GAAAAATGTTGCTGAAAATAAGAATCCTGTTATTCCGGTGCATCGTCCCGTCACTAG AATGTTTGCTGCACAATTGGCTGGCAAAGATCATTATCCATCAGATGAG GAAATCAAGCCATCAATTCAACCAGGTGTGAGTGTCAATCAATCAAAGGACTTCACTATTATTGATGCAGAGGACCAAACGCCCATTGATGATGATGTCGTGCCAATGTTTGTGCAGCACACAGAAGCAATGCTGGAAGAAATAGATGAGATG GATGCGGAAGTTGAAATGAAAGACGTCAATGAAGAGGAGACGATAGTTGACATAGACAACTGTGATAAGAAGAATCCACTTTCCGTGACTGAGTATATTGATGATATATATGCTTATTACAAGAAGACAGAG AGCTTAAGCTGTGTCCCATCAAACTACATGGAAAACCAATCTGACATTAATGAAAGAATGAGAGGCATTCTTATAGACTGGCTGATTGAG GTCCATTACAAGTTTGAACTGATGGAGGAGACGCTATATCTAACTGTCAATCTCATAGATAGATTTCTAGCATCACAGTCAGTTGTGAGAAAGAAACTGCAGCTTGTTGGAGTGACTGCCATGCTCCTAGCTTGCAAATACGAAGAAGTTTCTGTTCCTGTCGTGGATGATCTTATACTGATATCTGACCGAGCTTACTGCAGAAAAGAAGTTCTCGATATG GAGAAACTGATGGTCAATACCTTACAATTTAATCTCTCTGTGCCGACGCCGTATGTTTTCATGAGACGTTTTTTAAAAGCCGCTCAATCTGACAAAACG TTGGAGTTATTATCCTTCTTCACAATTGAACTCTGCCTCGTTGAGAGTGAGATGCTCAAGTTCTCACCATCTTTATTAGCTGCTGCTGCCATCTACACTGCTCAATGTGCTCTTAACGGTTTTAGCCAGTGGAGCAAGACACTCGAAAAATATACAAGCTACATGGAACACCATCTTCTGTAA
- the LOC140966239 gene encoding cyclin-B2-4-like isoform X1, which yields MFKREIRMGGSNENFPGTIRPSNIQGVGQNRRALSAINKNIIRDPAYPCAIHKRGVLTEKNVAENKNPVIPVHRPVTRMFAAQLAGKDHYPSDEEIKPSIQPGVSVNQSKDFTIIDAEDQTPIDDDVVPMFVQHTEAMLEEIDEMDAEVEMKDVNEEETIVDIDNCDKKNPLSVTEYIDDIYAYYKKTESLSCVPSNYMENQSDINERMRGILIDWLIEVHYKFELMEETLYLTVNLIDRFLASQSVVRKKLQLVGVTAMLLACKYEEVSVPVVDDLILISDRAYCRKEVLDMEKLMVNTLQFNLSVPTPYVFMRRFLKAAQSDKTLELLSFFTIELCLVESEMLKFSPSLLAAAAIYTAQCALNGFSQWSKTLEKYTSYMEHHLLGCAKLMVTLHTNAGTAKLTGVHKKYSTSKYGYAAKTKPAVFLIDAAEPQ from the exons GAGTTGGGCAAAATAGGAGGGCGTTGAGTGCAATCAATAAGAATATCATAAGAGATCCTGCTTACCCCTGTGCTATACACAAAAGAGGTGTTTTGACAGA GAAAAATGTTGCTGAAAATAAGAATCCTGTTATTCCGGTGCATCGTCCCGTCACTAG AATGTTTGCTGCACAATTGGCTGGCAAAGATCATTATCCATCAGATGAG GAAATCAAGCCATCAATTCAACCAGGTGTGAGTGTCAATCAATCAAAGGACTTCACTATTATTGATGCAGAGGACCAAACGCCCATTGATGATGATGTCGTGCCAATGTTTGTGCAGCACACAGAAGCAATGCTGGAAGAAATAGATGAGATG GATGCGGAAGTTGAAATGAAAGACGTCAATGAAGAGGAGACGATAGTTGACATAGACAACTGTGATAAGAAGAATCCACTTTCCGTGACTGAGTATATTGATGATATATATGCTTATTACAAGAAGACAGAG AGCTTAAGCTGTGTCCCATCAAACTACATGGAAAACCAATCTGACATTAATGAAAGAATGAGAGGCATTCTTATAGACTGGCTGATTGAG GTCCATTACAAGTTTGAACTGATGGAGGAGACGCTATATCTAACTGTCAATCTCATAGATAGATTTCTAGCATCACAGTCAGTTGTGAGAAAGAAACTGCAGCTTGTTGGAGTGACTGCCATGCTCCTAGCTTGCAAATACGAAGAAGTTTCTGTTCCTGTCGTGGATGATCTTATACTGATATCTGACCGAGCTTACTGCAGAAAAGAAGTTCTCGATATG GAGAAACTGATGGTCAATACCTTACAATTTAATCTCTCTGTGCCGACGCCGTATGTTTTCATGAGACGTTTTTTAAAAGCCGCTCAATCTGACAAAACG TTGGAGTTATTATCCTTCTTCACAATTGAACTCTGCCTCGTTGAGAGTGAGATGCTCAAGTTCTCACCATCTTTATTAGCTGCTGCTGCCATCTACACTGCTCAATGTGCTCTTAACGGTTTTAGCCAGTGGAGCAAGACACTCGAAAAATATACAAGCTACATGGAACACCATCTTCT GGGATGTGCAAAACTTATGGTGACTTTGCATACCAATGCTGGAACGGCTAAACTTACTGGTGTACACAAGAAGTACAGTACTTCAAAATATGGCTATGCTGCTAAGACTAAACCAGCTGTTTTTCTTATAGATGCAGCAGAGCCTCAGTGA